From Clostridia bacterium, one genomic window encodes:
- a CDS encoding TPM domain-containing protein — translation IVKDRMLSGQSGKVRIEVGYGLEGAIPDGKAGRILDEYVLPAWQSGKYSDGIYQGYLALAGEVAKEYNLDISADPQLQSLKDYPVESNGLDGFPWGILVFFVFVIAYSLTAIRRRKQGYPGGKSGPFWGGGFPGGFPGGGFGSGGFGGFGSGGFGGGSSGGGGASR, via the coding sequence GATAGTTAAGGACAGGATGCTTTCCGGGCAAAGTGGCAAGGTCCGCATAGAGGTAGGGTATGGGTTGGAGGGGGCTATACCCGATGGAAAAGCTGGTCGGATCCTGGATGAATACGTTTTGCCGGCCTGGCAATCTGGCAAATATAGCGACGGTATTTACCAAGGTTACCTGGCTTTAGCTGGAGAGGTAGCCAAGGAGTATAACTTAGATATTAGTGCTGATCCCCAGCTACAGTCACTGAAAGATTATCCCGTAGAAAGCAACGGGCTTGACGGCTTCCCTTGGGGGATACTAGTGTTTTTCGTTTTTGTAATAGCTTATTCGTTGACCGCTATCCGCAGGCGTAAACAGGGATATCCTGGAGGCAAGTCGGGACCGTTTTGGGGGGGTGGCTTCCCAGGTGGATTTCCCGGCGGTGGTTTTGGTAGCGGTGGCTTTGGTGGTTTTGGTAGCGGTGGCTTTGGTGGCGGTTCCAGTGGTGGGGGAGGCGCGAGCCGCTAG